A part of Desulfonatronovibrio magnus genomic DNA contains:
- a CDS encoding nucleotidyltransferase family protein yields MTEKFAAIILAAGNSTRMGTCKQLLPVEGVPMLDRCIHLMQACLIHDIIVVVRDSHEAVIQRVRNINALPVNNPDSRNQDMFSSVMAGTSALPSSATAFFVLPCDIPLIKPQTINILKECWVRSGKNFSGVLKPMYRGRSGHPPLIHRDHIFKMNTWNGQGGLGGYFRELTAYGLDKVINVQVNDPGIMFDMDTPKDLDRAKDYIDVEKNFILQADELRGL; encoded by the coding sequence GTGACTGAGAAATTTGCCGCTATTATCCTGGCAGCTGGAAATTCAACACGCATGGGGACCTGCAAACAACTGCTTCCCGTAGAAGGTGTTCCCATGCTTGACCGCTGCATTCACCTGATGCAGGCATGTCTGATACATGACATTATAGTGGTTGTCAGAGACAGTCATGAAGCTGTTATTCAGCGAGTAAGGAATATAAATGCCTTGCCGGTAAACAATCCTGATTCGCGCAACCAGGATATGTTCAGCTCAGTCATGGCAGGGACTTCAGCCTTGCCCTCTTCTGCTACTGCTTTTTTTGTTCTTCCCTGCGACATTCCTTTGATTAAACCTCAGACCATAAATATTTTAAAAGAATGCTGGGTCAGGTCTGGAAAGAATTTTTCCGGAGTACTAAAGCCGATGTATAGAGGAAGAAGCGGTCATCCACCGCTGATCCACAGAGACCACATTTTTAAAATGAATACCTGGAACGGACAGGGCGGCCTGGGTGGATATTTCAGAGAACTGACGGCTTACGGGTTAGACAAAGTAATAAATGTCCAGGTTAATGATCCAGGCATTATGTTTGATATGGATACTCCTAAGGATCTGGACCGGGCAAAAGATTATATAGATGTTGAAAAAAACTTTATCCTGCAGGCTGATGAATTGAGAGGCCTATAG
- a CDS encoding Fic family protein — MLKIINGELSRVEMQQALNLKHEDHFRKVYLTPTIKAGLVEMTIPDKPKSSRQKYRLTQKGMILLKSI; from the coding sequence CTGCTTAAGATCATAAACGGTGAACTCTCCAGGGTGGAAATGCAGCAGGCACTGAACCTGAAGCATGAAGATCATTTTCGTAAAGTTTACCTGACCCCGACCATTAAGGCAGGACTTGTTGAAATGACCATTCCAGACAAGCCGAAAAGCAGCAGACAAAAATACCGGCTGACTCAAAAAGGGATGATCTTGTTGAAAAGCATATAA
- a CDS encoding XdhC family protein, with amino-acid sequence MNDEAFFQETLRCLVDGRQVVSAVICSRTGSAPRSPGARMLMTRDGTVMGSVGGGVLESEVIACMKEILEHGQAGIRHFSLSASQASKEGLICGGNIDVLMERIDPELDSVVLYEEILKRLGQARDVHFITVLDKNSIRRMLWPGNSGIPDYVLGAIDRPYNTKLFWKDDQAWVMNCLRAQPELFIFGAGHVGRHTALLSAQVGFEVTILDDRQEFADPKQFPSQIKAWHISEFSHFLEKISISRSAFVLIMTRGHAHDAEVLSQVLKTPACYIGMIGSVRKRDAIFSSLSLAGVKQENLSRVHCPVGLSIGAETPEEIAVSVVAQLIQVRAKLQRHLHSD; translated from the coding sequence ATGAATGATGAAGCTTTTTTTCAGGAAACTTTACGCTGTCTCGTTGACGGCCGGCAGGTGGTAAGCGCTGTAATCTGCTCCAGAACCGGATCGGCTCCGCGCAGTCCTGGAGCAAGAATGCTCATGACCCGTGATGGGACAGTAATGGGCAGTGTCGGCGGCGGGGTGCTGGAATCTGAGGTTATTGCCTGCATGAAAGAGATCCTTGAACATGGGCAGGCTGGCATAAGACATTTTTCCCTTTCCGCGTCTCAAGCTTCAAAAGAAGGGCTAATCTGCGGAGGGAACATAGATGTTCTAATGGAACGTATTGACCCTGAGCTTGACTCTGTGGTCCTGTATGAAGAGATTTTAAAAAGACTGGGCCAGGCCAGGGATGTCCATTTCATTACGGTACTGGATAAAAACAGCATTAGACGCATGCTTTGGCCAGGCAATTCTGGAATTCCAGATTATGTTCTTGGGGCCATTGACAGGCCTTATAATACAAAACTATTCTGGAAAGACGATCAGGCCTGGGTAATGAACTGCTTGAGGGCCCAGCCTGAATTATTCATTTTTGGAGCCGGCCATGTGGGACGACATACAGCTTTACTGTCTGCTCAAGTGGGTTTTGAGGTCACCATCCTTGACGATCGGCAGGAATTTGCTGATCCAAAACAGTTTCCCTCCCAGATAAAAGCTTGGCACATCTCAGAATTCAGCCATTTTTTAGAAAAAATCAGTATATCGCGGTCTGCTTTTGTTCTTATTATGACCAGGGGGCATGCACATGACGCGGAAGTGCTTTCCCAGGTCCTCAAGACTCCAGCCTGCTATATCGGCATGATTGGAAGTGTTCGCAAACGTGATGCAATTTTTAGCTCTCTAAGCCTGGCTGGAGTAAAGCAAGAGAACTTGAGCCGGGTGCATTGTCCTGTTGGTCTGAGCATCGGGGCAGAAACTCCGGAAGAAATCGCAGTAAGTGTTGTGGCTCAGTTGATCCAGGTCCGGGCAAAGCTTCAGAGGCATTTGCACAGTGACTGA
- a CDS encoding MFS transporter translates to MSRKISSNSASSLLTFEFVALSSISFLAFCNLSLFYGFNSYLEGIGVPPAWRGILIGLEPGTAFLLRPIISPWLTPRNSVRGMGLGLILIMLALLSYSQAQSLWVLALVRVLHGAGFVVMISACVSLLVIFIPPGRTGQGFGVFSITSLLPYAVLPPLVEPLLSRVNDASYVYAFFSPLFIPALFLLPVLSRRIRHLLADLPAKTMERPSFKEISEDLLIPGVARLLAANLLLFISTTVVFFYMKDHLLASGSGNPGLFFSISTGATILVRVVCGKLLDRVNRAAMLSIFLFILALCLVFFSLTGTVNFILALAGLYGLCLGFIMPQLNAAMFDISPQHLRGLNTNMMLFTMDAGFWMGPVLAGMLLTMGSDYGKMFLIFSILPLMGSVISLTLIKMSRSDTARRN, encoded by the coding sequence ATGTCCAGGAAAATCTCTTCTAATTCAGCCAGTTCCCTGCTTACCTTTGAATTTGTTGCCTTAAGCAGCATCAGCTTCCTGGCTTTCTGCAATCTGTCTCTTTTTTATGGGTTTAATTCATATCTGGAAGGGATAGGCGTTCCACCGGCCTGGCGTGGAATATTGATAGGCCTTGAACCAGGAACGGCATTTTTACTTCGGCCCATCATCAGCCCATGGCTTACACCCCGGAACAGTGTCCGGGGCATGGGTCTGGGTCTGATTCTAATCATGCTTGCTTTGCTAAGTTACTCACAGGCTCAGAGCCTGTGGGTTCTGGCATTGGTTCGAGTCCTTCATGGAGCGGGGTTTGTGGTAATGATATCAGCCTGCGTGAGCCTGCTGGTCATTTTTATCCCACCTGGTCGGACCGGACAGGGATTCGGGGTGTTCTCCATTACCAGTCTTTTGCCTTATGCAGTGTTGCCGCCCCTGGTGGAACCGCTTTTAAGCCGGGTTAATGATGCTTCATATGTGTATGCATTTTTTTCTCCCCTGTTTATACCTGCACTGTTTCTGCTTCCTGTACTATCCCGAAGGATTAGACATCTCCTTGCTGATCTGCCTGCAAAAACTATGGAGCGTCCGAGTTTCAAAGAAATCTCTGAGGACTTGCTCATTCCAGGAGTAGCCAGGCTACTGGCAGCCAACCTGCTCCTGTTCATCAGTACCACAGTGGTCTTCTTCTATATGAAGGATCATCTGTTAGCATCAGGATCCGGCAATCCGGGACTGTTTTTCAGTATTTCTACTGGAGCAACCATCCTTGTAAGAGTTGTGTGCGGCAAGCTTTTAGACAGGGTCAACCGGGCAGCCATGTTGTCTATTTTTCTCTTTATCCTTGCCCTGTGCTTAGTTTTCTTCAGCCTGACAGGAACAGTAAATTTTATTCTTGCTCTGGCCGGGCTTTACGGTCTTTGTCTTGGTTTTATCATGCCTCAACTCAATGCGGCTATGTTTGACATATCTCCGCAGCATTTGCGCGGCCTGAATACAAATATGATGCTTTTCACCATGGACGCAGGCTTCTGGATGGGGCCTGTATTGGCGGGAATGCTGCTGACCATGGGCTCGGACTATGGAAAAATGTTCCTGATATTTTCCATCCTGCCCCTTATGGGATCTGTTATCAGTCTGACTTTAATTAAAATGTCGAGATCTGATACTGCCCGAAGAAATTAA
- a CDS encoding type II toxin-antitoxin system HipA family toxin, whose protein sequence is MDEPLLVYFNETLTGKLWLDENRTYHFRYDPEWLRDPHSIPLSVSLPLQDKTMSGDAVRFFFANILPEGSVRDRIAAKLGLSTKNIFGLLRELGGDCAGAISLYPEGALLSERQKAYRKLSALELEKIAADLPKRPLLAGEDGLRLSLAGAQDKLPLRFDGKSFYLPAGGAPSTHILKPSIPHLKRTVFNEAFCMALARASGLPAPLCTVLNLGSNHALLVARYDRLVDHEEIRRVHQEDFCQALGQSPEIKYEAEGGPGLKDCSDLLRRHSASPARDLMLLLRWTLFNVLLGNADAHAKNLSLLYDQGKAPRLAPFYDLISTLMYQELSRKMAMKIGGENRPEWLMNRHWCRMARELDLKPKFVLDELGLFCQAVREAVDPALEGFAEHSSAHAFLDKLAGAVKDRTERNMKEIN, encoded by the coding sequence ATGGATGAGCCCCTGCTGGTCTATTTTAATGAAACCTTGACGGGAAAACTATGGCTGGACGAAAACAGGACGTACCATTTCAGGTACGACCCTGAATGGCTCCGGGATCCTCACTCAATACCTTTATCTGTATCTCTTCCTCTGCAGGATAAAACCATGTCCGGCGATGCGGTGAGATTTTTCTTTGCCAACATCCTGCCTGAAGGCTCTGTCAGGGACAGGATTGCCGCAAAGCTTGGCCTGTCCACAAAAAATATTTTCGGTCTGCTCAGGGAACTGGGAGGTGACTGTGCCGGGGCGATCAGTCTGTACCCTGAGGGGGCTCTGCTGTCGGAAAGACAAAAAGCCTACCGGAAGTTGAGTGCCCTGGAACTGGAAAAAATTGCTGCCGACCTTCCAAAACGTCCTCTGCTGGCAGGCGAGGACGGCTTGCGACTTTCCCTGGCAGGAGCCCAGGACAAGCTTCCCCTTCGCTTTGACGGCAAATCCTTCTACCTTCCTGCAGGTGGAGCGCCAAGCACTCACATTCTTAAACCTTCCATCCCCCATTTGAAACGTACGGTTTTTAATGAGGCTTTCTGCATGGCTCTGGCAAGAGCGTCCGGGCTTCCTGCTCCTTTGTGTACTGTCTTAAATTTAGGCAGTAACCATGCTCTGCTGGTAGCCCGGTATGATCGCCTGGTGGACCATGAGGAAATCCGCAGGGTGCATCAGGAGGATTTCTGTCAGGCACTTGGCCAATCGCCCGAGATCAAGTATGAGGCTGAGGGGGGGCCGGGCCTGAAAGACTGTTCAGACCTTTTGCGCAGACACAGTGCTTCTCCTGCCAGAGACCTGATGCTTCTTTTAAGATGGACTCTTTTTAATGTCCTGCTGGGCAACGCGGACGCTCACGCCAAAAACCTTTCCCTTCTCTATGATCAGGGAAAGGCGCCAAGGCTCGCCCCGTTCTACGACTTGATTTCAACCCTGATGTACCAGGAACTGAGCCGGAAGATGGCCATGAAGATCGGAGGAGAGAACAGGCCGGAATGGTTGATGAACAGGCATTGGTGCAGAATGGCCCGGGAACTTGATCTTAAACCAAAGTTCGTCCTGGATGAACTCGGTCTTTTTTGTCAGGCCGTCCGGGAGGCTGTTGATCCGGCACTTGAAGGGTTTGCCGAGCATTCTTCTGCGCATGCTTTTCTGGACAAACTGGCTGGTGCGGTGAAAGACAGAACCGAGCGGAACATGAAGGAAATTAACTGA
- a CDS encoding DUF1566 domain-containing protein: MAWIVLKEMQDHNGPTSTGEKIMKKLYAVAAMAVMLCLAGFVMPGVTFAQQCLDNGDGTVTDYNSRLMWQKNISAGNWTRANHTADITIGGHSDWRLPSKGELFNLYNSVCKSMMVVKNEGYWSSDSYNDSAAWVVDFSNGSMRYEVVFNNHFIRFVRNAHSNTKSNTKVIRKF, encoded by the coding sequence ATGGCATGGATCGTGCTGAAAGAGATGCAAGACCATAACGGTCCAACCTCAACAGGAGAAAAAATCATGAAAAAGCTTTACGCGGTTGCAGCTATGGCGGTTATGCTTTGCCTGGCCGGATTTGTTATGCCTGGGGTGACCTTTGCCCAGCAGTGCTTAGACAATGGAGATGGGACAGTAACAGACTATAATAGTAGACTGATGTGGCAAAAAAATATATCTGCTGGCAATTGGACTCGCGCAAATCATACTGCTGATATTACAATTGGTGGTCATTCTGACTGGCGATTGCCGAGCAAAGGAGAATTATTCAATCTTTACAATTCAGTTTGTAAATCTATGATGGTTGTAAAAAATGAAGGTTATTGGTCATCTGATTCATATAACGATTCTGCTGCATGGGTCGTAGATTTCAGCAATGGCAGTATGCGATATGAAGTCGTTTTTAATAATCATTTTATACGCTTTGTGCGTAATGCACATTCAAATACCAAGTCAAATACCAAGGTTATAAGGAAATTCTAG
- a CDS encoding (2Fe-2S)-binding protein, with translation MIINCTINGEKIELSAEPDQRVVDLLREDLRLLGSKEGCGSGECGSCTILVDGVPKLSCLMLAAQLEDRCITTIEGLGTPEAPHPVQKSFAKHGAVQCGYCTPGMVVAAANLLEQNPHPDRSTIRKAISGNLCRCTGYQKIVDAIHEAGNLYKCSHEDKDPSGGSK, from the coding sequence ATGATCATAAATTGTACCATAAACGGAGAAAAAATAGAACTGTCTGCTGAACCTGACCAGAGGGTGGTGGATCTTCTGCGTGAGGATCTAAGGCTGTTGGGCAGTAAAGAAGGATGTGGAAGCGGTGAATGTGGCTCATGCACAATACTGGTGGACGGTGTTCCCAAATTGTCCTGCCTCATGCTGGCAGCCCAGCTCGAGGATCGATGCATAACCACAATAGAGGGGCTGGGCACTCCTGAAGCACCTCACCCTGTTCAGAAGTCCTTTGCAAAGCACGGGGCTGTACAGTGCGGTTACTGTACCCCCGGGATGGTAGTTGCTGCAGCAAATCTTCTTGAACAAAATCCACACCCTGATCGTTCAACCATACGTAAAGCCATTTCCGGGAATCTCTGCCGCTGCACTGGTTATCAGAAAATTGTGGATGCAATCCACGAGGCAGGGAACTTATATAAGTGCTCTCACGAGGACAAAGATCCTTCAGGGGGTTCAAAGTGA
- a CDS encoding helix-turn-helix transcriptional regulator, which yields MTQPVEDARKIGRIISEKRKADGLTQARLAALSGVGVRFVGELERGKPTARLDKLFKVLDGLGLYLDVKKRGE from the coding sequence AGATGCCAGGAAGATTGGCCGGATAATATCCGAAAAACGAAAAGCTGACGGACTGACTCAGGCCCGGCTGGCCGCACTTTCCGGGGTAGGAGTGCGTTTCGTGGGAGAGCTGGAAAGAGGAAAACCCACGGCCCGTCTGGACAAGCTGTTTAAAGTCCTGGATGGCCTTGGCCTGTATCTGGATGTGAAAAAAAGGGGCGAATAA
- a CDS encoding FAD binding domain-containing protein, with product MNQIFLPKTLDELWSVLNDYPDAALMAGGTDLLVQRRAGLKPVKNLICLERLSELQGISLEKNIMSIGACVTHRACLDSDMIQHHAPVLTRALTHLGGPQIRNMGTLGGNICTASPAGDSLPALHVLGAKILLLSRNTQRTLSMEQFITGPGRTAMKPGEILAQVHIPSDQGFQIHHFEKIGQRKALAIAMVSLAAMIKTGQRGIIKEARLAMGSVGPTVIRPKEAEDALVGRTLSISALRHAAGLISKAVNPISDIRATAEYRREAAGNLMLRLSLIPAKK from the coding sequence GTGAATCAAATTTTTTTACCCAAAACCCTTGATGAGCTCTGGTCCGTTCTAAATGATTATCCGGATGCCGCACTTATGGCCGGCGGTACGGATCTGCTGGTTCAACGCAGGGCCGGTCTGAAACCGGTCAAAAATTTGATCTGTCTGGAACGTTTGTCTGAACTTCAAGGTATCAGCCTTGAAAAAAATATAATGAGCATTGGGGCCTGTGTTACCCACAGGGCCTGTTTGGATTCAGACATGATCCAGCACCATGCCCCGGTTCTAACCCGTGCCCTGACTCACCTTGGGGGTCCGCAGATCCGAAACATGGGTACTCTTGGCGGCAATATCTGTACTGCTTCTCCTGCAGGAGACAGTCTGCCTGCCCTGCATGTGCTGGGAGCAAAGATTTTGCTGCTTTCCAGAAATACACAGCGCACCCTTTCCATGGAGCAGTTTATTACAGGACCAGGGCGAACGGCCATGAAGCCTGGCGAGATTCTGGCCCAGGTGCATATACCGTCAGATCAGGGTTTTCAGATCCACCATTTTGAAAAAATCGGGCAACGAAAGGCCCTGGCCATAGCCATGGTCAGCCTGGCTGCCATGATCAAAACAGGTCAAAGAGGAATAATTAAGGAGGCGAGGCTGGCCATGGGCAGTGTCGGTCCCACAGTGATTCGCCCAAAAGAGGCAGAAGATGCCCTGGTAGGCCGAACACTTAGCATAAGTGCATTGCGTCATGCCGCAGGCCTGATCAGTAAAGCTGTTAATCCCATCAGCGACATTCGGGCAACAGCTGAATATAGGCGTGAAGCAGCCGGGAATCTGATGTTGCGCCTGAGCTTAATACCAGCAAAAAAATAA
- the relB gene encoding type II toxin-antitoxin system RelB family antitoxin, with product MLAIRLPGDIEKKLVDLAEKTGRTKTYYAREAIIEHLEDLEDYYLAVHRLENPPERTWSLEVLVEKLTRDIAAEGRTVKAVGSVVAALY from the coding sequence ATGTTAGCTATCAGACTGCCTGGAGACATCGAAAAAAAACTCGTTGATCTGGCTGAAAAAACGGGAAGAACAAAGACTTATTATGCCCGTGAAGCAATCATTGAGCACCTGGAAGATCTGGAAGACTATTACCTTGCGGTACACAGGTTAGAGAACCCGCCTGAAAGGACCTGGTCCCTGGAAGTTCTGGTGGAAAAACTGACCCGTGACATTGCCGCTGAAGGCCGAACCGTGAAGGCGGTGGGCAGCGTAGTCGCGGCCCTGTACTGA